A portion of the Corynebacterium rouxii genome contains these proteins:
- the rplT gene encoding 50S ribosomal protein L20 — MARVKRSLNAKKKRREILKSAKGYRGQRSRLYRKAKEQWLHSMTYAYRDRRARKSEFRKLWITRINAAARMNDITYNRLIQGLRLAEIEVDRKVLADLAVNDFAAFSAICEAAKAALPADVNAPKAA, encoded by the coding sequence GTGGCACGTGTCAAGCGCTCACTGAATGCCAAGAAGAAGCGTCGCGAGATTCTGAAGTCCGCCAAGGGCTACCGTGGTCAGCGTTCCCGCCTGTACCGTAAGGCTAAGGAACAGTGGCTGCACTCCATGACTTACGCTTACCGCGATCGTCGCGCACGTAAGTCTGAGTTCCGCAAGCTGTGGATCACCCGTATCAACGCAGCTGCTCGTATGAACGACATCACCTACAACCGTCTCATCCAGGGTCTGCGCCTTGCTGAGATCGAGGTTGACCGTAAGGTTTTGGCTGACTTGGCAGTTAACGACTTTGCTGCGTTCTCCGCAATTTGCGAAGCTGCAAAGGCTGCTTTGCCGGCAGACGTTAACGCTCCTAAGGCTGCCTAA
- the infC gene encoding translation initiation factor IF-3: MSAEARINERIRVPEVRLVGPNGEQVGIVRIDDARKLAYEADLDLVEVAPNAKPPVCKIMDYGKFKYEQAQKAREARKNQQQTVVKEQKFRPKIDDHDYETKKNNVIRFLEKGSKVKVTIMFRGREQSRPELGFRLLERLAGDVAEYGIVESKPKQDGRNMTMVFGPARKGKK, translated from the coding sequence ATCAGCGCTGAAGCTCGCATTAATGAGCGCATCCGAGTTCCCGAGGTTCGTCTAGTCGGACCGAACGGTGAACAGGTGGGCATCGTGCGTATCGACGACGCCCGTAAGCTTGCCTACGAAGCAGACCTTGACTTGGTTGAGGTTGCTCCGAATGCTAAACCGCCAGTCTGCAAAATTATGGACTATGGAAAGTTCAAATACGAGCAGGCGCAGAAGGCGCGTGAAGCTCGGAAGAACCAGCAGCAGACTGTGGTCAAGGAGCAGAAGTTCCGTCCCAAGATCGATGACCACGATTACGAGACGAAGAAGAACAATGTGATCCGGTTCCTCGAAAAGGGATCCAAGGTAAAGGTCACTATCATGTTCCGCGGACGTGAGCAGTCTCGTCCTGAACTTGGTTTCCGTCTCCTTGAGCGCCTGGCTGGCGATGTTGCCGAGTATGGCATCGTTGAGTCCAAGCCAAAGCAGGATGGTCGTAATATGACCATGGTCTTTGGTCCAGCGCGCAAGGGTAAGAAGTAG
- the uvrA gene encoding excinuclease ABC subunit UvrA: protein MVDRLVVRGAREHNLKGVDIDIPRDAMVVFTGLSGSGKSSLAFDTIFAEGQRRYVESLSSYARMFLGQMDKPDVDFIDGLSPAVSIDQKSTNRNPRSTVGTITEVYDYLRLLFSRAGTAHCPVCDAKVERQTPQQIVDQVMDMEQGLKFQVLAPVVRTRKGEFVDLFADLATQGYSRVRVDGSIYSLSEPPTLKKQVKHDIDVVVDRLQVKASQQQRLTDSVETALKLADGVVALEFVDLSEDDPQRFVRFSEKRSCPNGHTLSVDELEPRAFSFNSPYGACPACDGLGTRTVVDAELLIPDTHAPALKAIQPWNSSPNHKYFEKLIEALAKAKDFDPDTPFDELSADQRDALIHGCQEEVTVRYKNRYGRVRTWTAPFEGVLGYIERKLEQADTESQKDRLLQYTREVACPTCHGSRLKPEILAVRLASSSHGELSIAGLSELSIQDASDFLQDLVLGKREEIIAGAVLKEINARLRFLLDVGLTYLTLNRAAGTLSGGEAQRIRLATQIGSGLAGVLYVLDEPSIGLHQRDNQRLISTLERLRDIGNTLIVVEHDEDTIRAADWLIDVGPKAGEYGGEIVYQGEPAGIVDCKESITGAYLSGKKVLGVPEKRRAIDPDRALKIVGAKENNLKGINVTIPLGVLACVTGVSGSGKSTLINQILAKVLANELNRARTVPGRAQRVEGIDNLDKLVQVDQSPIGRTPRSNPATYTGVFDKVRNLFAETTEAKVRGYKPGRFSFNVKGGRCEACQGDGTLKIEMNFLPDVYVPCEVCHGARYNRETLEVKYKGKNIAEVLDMPISEAAEFFEPITSIHRYLKTLTEVGLGYVRLGQSATTLSGGEAQRVKLAAELQKRSNGRTVYILDEPTTGLHFEDIRKLMLVIQGLVDKGNSVIIIEHNLDVIKAADWVIDMGPEGGSGGGTVVAEGTPEQVAEVSGSYTGGFLKEVLAASK, encoded by the coding sequence GTGGTTGATCGTCTTGTAGTCCGCGGCGCCCGTGAACACAATCTCAAAGGTGTGGATATTGATATCCCACGCGACGCTATGGTTGTATTTACTGGCCTTTCGGGATCCGGTAAGTCTTCTCTAGCGTTCGACACGATCTTTGCAGAAGGGCAGCGGCGCTATGTTGAGTCGTTGTCTTCCTACGCGCGCATGTTTTTAGGCCAAATGGACAAGCCGGATGTTGATTTCATTGATGGATTGTCACCTGCGGTTTCGATCGATCAAAAGTCAACAAATCGTAATCCTCGGTCCACCGTTGGCACTATCACTGAAGTGTATGACTATCTTCGATTATTGTTTTCTCGCGCTGGCACTGCTCACTGCCCTGTGTGTGACGCCAAAGTCGAACGACAAACGCCACAGCAAATTGTTGATCAAGTCATGGATATGGAACAAGGGCTAAAATTCCAGGTTCTTGCTCCAGTAGTACGCACGCGCAAAGGGGAGTTCGTTGATCTTTTTGCGGACCTAGCAACTCAAGGCTATTCGCGTGTTCGCGTCGATGGTTCCATCTATTCACTTTCGGAGCCGCCGACGCTTAAAAAACAGGTCAAGCATGATATTGACGTTGTTGTGGATCGTCTACAGGTAAAGGCATCGCAACAGCAGCGTTTGACTGATTCGGTAGAAACGGCACTGAAGCTTGCCGACGGCGTTGTAGCTCTCGAATTTGTGGACCTGAGTGAAGATGATCCACAGCGATTCGTTCGATTTTCCGAGAAAAGATCATGTCCTAACGGGCATACATTAAGCGTCGATGAATTGGAGCCACGGGCATTTTCTTTTAATTCACCTTACGGTGCATGTCCCGCATGCGATGGCTTAGGTACACGAACAGTGGTTGATGCCGAACTATTGATTCCTGATACGCACGCCCCAGCGTTAAAAGCAATTCAGCCATGGAATTCAAGTCCCAACCACAAGTATTTTGAAAAACTCATTGAAGCCCTCGCTAAAGCTAAAGATTTTGATCCTGACACTCCTTTCGATGAACTATCAGCAGACCAGCGCGATGCGTTGATTCATGGATGTCAAGAAGAAGTAACCGTACGGTATAAAAACCGGTATGGCCGTGTGAGAACGTGGACCGCCCCTTTTGAAGGGGTCTTGGGTTACATCGAACGTAAATTGGAGCAAGCGGATACCGAGTCACAGAAAGATCGGTTGCTGCAATATACACGTGAGGTTGCATGTCCTACGTGTCATGGATCGAGGCTAAAACCTGAAATCTTGGCTGTCCGATTAGCATCATCGAGCCATGGAGAGCTTTCAATCGCAGGATTGAGTGAGCTGTCTATTCAAGACGCATCTGATTTTCTTCAGGACTTAGTGCTGGGCAAACGAGAAGAAATTATTGCCGGCGCTGTTCTTAAAGAAATAAATGCGCGATTGCGGTTCCTTTTGGACGTCGGGCTGACATACCTAACCTTGAATCGTGCAGCAGGGACGCTGTCTGGCGGCGAGGCTCAGCGAATTCGTCTAGCCACCCAGATTGGGTCAGGCCTCGCAGGCGTATTGTATGTTCTCGATGAACCTTCTATTGGACTACATCAACGCGATAATCAGCGGTTGATCTCAACGCTCGAGCGACTCCGTGATATCGGAAACACACTGATCGTTGTCGAGCATGATGAAGATACGATTAGGGCAGCAGATTGGCTTATCGACGTAGGGCCAAAAGCGGGAGAATACGGTGGCGAAATCGTCTACCAAGGTGAACCTGCGGGAATTGTTGACTGTAAAGAGTCCATCACAGGTGCGTATTTATCTGGGAAAAAAGTCCTTGGAGTACCTGAGAAACGGCGTGCGATTGATCCGGACAGAGCACTGAAAATTGTTGGTGCGAAGGAGAACAACCTCAAGGGGATCAACGTCACGATCCCATTAGGTGTTTTGGCATGTGTGACAGGAGTATCGGGCTCGGGCAAATCCACACTGATAAACCAGATTCTGGCAAAAGTCTTGGCCAATGAACTTAATAGAGCTCGTACTGTTCCAGGGCGTGCCCAGCGAGTAGAAGGGATCGACAACCTCGATAAATTAGTTCAGGTTGATCAATCTCCCATTGGTCGAACACCGCGTTCAAACCCCGCTACATACACCGGCGTTTTTGATAAAGTTCGTAACCTTTTTGCAGAAACAACAGAAGCAAAAGTTCGGGGCTATAAGCCTGGTCGATTTTCCTTCAACGTCAAAGGTGGTCGTTGCGAGGCGTGCCAAGGCGACGGCACTTTAAAAATTGAGATGAATTTCCTGCCAGACGTGTATGTGCCGTGCGAAGTATGTCACGGTGCTCGATACAACCGAGAGACGCTAGAGGTTAAATACAAAGGTAAGAACATTGCTGAAGTATTAGACATGCCAATTAGTGAGGCTGCAGAGTTTTTTGAACCCATTACTTCTATACATCGGTATCTTAAAACTCTTACCGAAGTAGGTCTTGGATATGTGCGTCTGGGACAGTCGGCTACCACATTGTCTGGTGGTGAGGCACAGCGAGTGAAACTTGCCGCGGAGCTTCAGAAGCGATCGAATGGTCGAACAGTCTATATTTTGGATGAGCCAACAACAGGTCTTCATTTTGAAGATATTCGTAAGCTTATGTTGGTGATCCAAGGACTAGTTGATAAAGGCAATTCTGTCATTATCATCGAGCATAATCTGGACGTCATTAAGGCAGCCGATTGGGTAATCGACATGGGGCCGGAAGGTGGCTCTGGAGGCGGAACAGTGGTTGCTGAAGGAACCCCTGAACAAGTAGCTGAAGTTTCGGGTTCGTATACGGGAGGCTTCCTCAAAGAAGTTCTAGCAGCTTCGAAATAA
- the rpmI gene encoding 50S ribosomal protein L35, translated as MKQKTHKGTAKRVKITGSGKLRREQANRRHLLEGKPSKRTRRLKGTEDVAKADTKRIKRLLGKA; from the coding sequence ATGAAGCAGAAGACCCACAAGGGCACCGCTAAGCGCGTCAAGATCACCGGTTCCGGCAAGCTCCGTCGTGAGCAGGCTAACCGCCGCCACCTTCTCGAGGGCAAGCCTTCCAAGCGCACTCGTCGTTTGAAGGGTACCGAGGATGTTGCTAAGGCTGATACCAAGCGCATCAAGCGTCTCTTGGGCAAGGCTTAA